Genomic DNA from Peribacillus sp. FSL H8-0477:
CTTATCGATGTACGGGAAGGCAATGAGTTTGAAGCAGGTCATATCCTTGGAGCAAGAAATATTCCATTGACTCAGCTAAAAACCCGCCAGCAGGAACTGCGTAAAGACAAACCCGTTTACTTATATTGCCAAAGTGGTATGCGCAGCGGTCGAGCCGCTCAAATGCTGCACCGTCAAGGGTACCGTGAATTGTATCAGCTTAAAGGCGGCTTTAAGCAATGGACAGGCAAAATGAAATCCGGCAAATAAGAATCCACACTCCTGTGGATTCTTTTTTATCTTGAAGGATATA
This window encodes:
- a CDS encoding rhodanese-like domain-containing protein; the protein is MSWYVIIIILIAIIGYSVFNFVSQKRQVKTLTQEEFVEGYRKAQLIDVREGNEFEAGHILGARNIPLTQLKTRQQELRKDKPVYLYCQSGMRSGRAAQMLHRQGYRELYQLKGGFKQWTGKMKSGK